In the genome of Drosophila yakuba strain Tai18E2 chromosome 3R, Prin_Dyak_Tai18E2_2.1, whole genome shotgun sequence, one region contains:
- the LOC6536413 gene encoding forkhead box protein P1 isoform X1, with translation MLIFGMIINFSLKNMHRIHDDEYSEDAKESDYKGSIQKEISVKSRHQISIPDICSDAVKNNCFPSTGFLNNSIAFASHVVKCGSPASSIDESSSTAQHESNPHMHMQGQHMMAPIPDLGFYNVPEFISEQEKLMFSDAERFLRSKDNEVCNNDFSYMHDEFAMRKYYHPLFAHGICRWPGCEMDLEDITSFVKHLNTEHGLDDRSTAQARVQMQVVSQLESHLQKERDRLQAMMHHLYLSKQLLSPTKIDRKDVPGREGKFCRSPLTVNSIGRPIRQTNSPSPLNLPMVNSTNLCSIKKRNHDKNTFSINGGLPYMLERAGLDVQQEFKFSEIHRNREFYKNADVRPPFTYASLIRQAIIDSPDKQLTLNEIYNWFQNTFCYFRRNAATWKNAVRHNLSLHKCFMRVENVKGAVWTVDEIEFYKRRPQRTAGIGNNLTGATNSPDTNYFVAMNIGYVGLK, from the exons ATGCTCATCTTTGGGATGATCATAAATTTCAGTCTTAAAAACATGCATCGGATACATGACGACGAGTATTCTGAGGATGCCAAGGAATCGGACTACAAGGGTTCAATTCAGAAGGAGATATCGGTCAAGTCGCGACACCAAATTTCCATTCCAGATATATGCTCAGATGCTGTTAAGAACAACTGTTTTCCATCGACGGGCTTTCTGAATAACTCGATCGCCTTTGCCTCACATGTAGTTAAGTGTGGTTCTCCGGCCTCGAGCATCGATGAATCCTCATCGACGGCCCAGCATGAGTCCAATCCCCACATGCACATGCAGGGTCAGCATATGATGGCTCCCATTCCCGATCTGGGCTTCTACAATGTTCCCGAGTTTATTTCCGAGCAAGAGAAGCTCATGTTCTCCGACGCAGAGAGGTTCTTGAGGTCGAAGGATAATGAGGTGTGCAACAATGATTTCAGCTATATGCACGATGAGTTCGCCATGCGAAAGTACTATCATCCTCTATTTGCTCATGGCATATGCCGCTGGCCCGGTTGCGAAATGGATTTGGAGGACATCACATCCTTTGTCAA GCATCTGAATACCGAACATGGATTGGACGATCGATCAACCGCCCAGGCACGGGTTCAAATGCAAGTTGTCTCCCAGCTGGAATCCCATCTGCAAAAGGAAAGAGATCGCTTGCAGGCCATGATGCACCACTTGTATTTGTCCAAGCAACTTTTATCACCCACCAAAATCGATAGGAAG gACGTACCCGGAAGAGAAGGAAAGTTTTGCCGGAGTCCGCTTACAGTGAATAGCATAGGTCGACCCATCCGCCAAACAAATTCGCCAAGTCCTCTTAATCTTCCAATGGTTAATTCCACCAACTTATGCTCGATCAAAAAGAGAAACCACgacaaaaatacattttcaataaatggCG GATTACCCTACATGCTTGAAAGAGCCGGGCTTGATGTGCAACAGG aatttaaattttcagagATCCATCGAAACAGAGAGTTTTATAAGAATGCTGATGTACGACCGCCTTTTACTTATGCTTCCCTCATAAGACAG GCCATAATTGACTCCCCTGACAAGCAGCTAACCCTCAACGAAATATACAACTGGTTCCAAAACACATTTTGCTACTTCCGGCGCAACGCAGCTACGTGGAAG AACGCAGTCCGGCACAATCTGTCCCTTCATAAGTGCTTTATGCGGGTTGAGAATGTGAAAGGAGCAGTTTGGACTGTCGATGAGATTGAGTTTTACAAAAGACGACCGCAGCGCACTGCTGGCATTGGTAACAACCTAACTGGTGCTACCAATTCGCCGGACACTAACTATTTTGTAGCCATGAACATTGGGTATGTGGGTCTCAAATAG
- the LOC6536414 gene encoding tubulin alpha-2 chain, whose product MRECISVHIGQAGVQIGNACWELYCLEHGIQPDGHMPSDKTVGGGDDSFSTFFSETGAGKHVPRAVFVDLEPTVVDEVRTGTYRQLFHPEQLITGKEDAANNYARGHYTIGKEIVDVVLDRIRKLADQCTGLQGFLVFHSFGGGTGSGFTSLLMERLSVDYGKKSKLEFSIYPAPQVSTAVVEPYNSILTTHTTLEHSDCAFMVDNEAIYDICRRNLDIERPTYMNLNRLIGQIVSSITASLRFDGALNVDLTEFQTNLVPYPRIHFPLATYAPVISVEKAYHEQLTVAEITNACFEPANQMVKCDPRRGKYMACCMLYRGDVVPKDVNAAIATIKTKRSIQFVDWCPTGFKVGINYQPPTVVPGGDLAKVQRAVCMLSNTTAIAEAWARLDHKFDLMYAKRAFVHWYVGEGMEEGEFAEAREDLAALEKDYEEVGIDSTTELGEDEEY is encoded by the exons ATG AGGGAATGCATTTCGGTTCACATTGGCCAAGCTGGCGTCCAGATCGGCAACGCCTGCTGGGAACTCTACTGCTTGGAGCACGGCATCCAGCCCGATGGCCATATGCCCTCCGATAAGACCGTGGGCGGTGGCGATGACTCCTTCAGCACCTTCTTCAGCGAGACTGGAGCTGGCAAGCATGTGCCCCGCGCCGTGTTCGTGGATCTGGAGCCCACGGTGGTGGATGAGGTGCGTACGGGAACCTACCGACAGCTGTTCCATCCGGAGCAATTGATCACCGGTAAGGAGGATGCGGCCAACAACTATGCCCGTGGTCACTACACCATCGGCAAGGAGATCGTCGACGTGGTTTTGGACAGGATTCGCAAGCTGGCGGATCAGTGCACGGGTCTGCAGGGATTCCTGGTCTTCCACTCCTTCGGCGGCGGCACTGGCTCTGGATTTACCTCCCTGCTGATGGAGCGCCTGTCCGTGGACTACGGAAAGAAGTCAAAGCTGGAGTTCTCCATCTACCCAGCACCTCAA GTGTCCACAGCTGTGGTCGAGCCATACAACTCGATCTTGACCACCCACACAACGCTGGAGCACTCGGATTGTGCGTTTATGGTTGACAACGAGGCAATCTACGACATCTGCCGCCGCAACTTGGATATCGAGCGACCCACCTACATGAACCTCAATCGCCTAATTGGCCAGATCGTTTCCTCCATAACGGCCTCGTTGCGCTTCGATGGCGCCCTGAATGTGGATCTGACCGAGTTCCAGACCAATTTGGTGCCCTACCCACGCATCCATTTCCCGCTGGCGACATACGCTCCCGTCATTTCCGTGGAGAAGGCCTACCACGAGCAGCTGACCGTGGCCGAGATCACGAATGCCTGCTTCGAGCCCGCCAACCAGATGGTCAAGTGTGATCCGCGTCGTGGCAAGTACATGGCCTGCTGCATGCTCTACCGTGGCGATGTGGTGCCCAAGGATGTGAACGCAGCCATTGCCACCATCAAGACCAAGCGCTCCATTCAGTTCGTGGACTGGTGTCCCACTGGCTTCAAAGTGGGCATTAACTACCAGCCACCCACCGTTGTTCCTGGCGGGGATCTGGCCAAGGTGCAGCGCGCCGTCTGCATGCTGTCCAACACCACTGCCATTGCCGAGGCCTGGGCTCGTCTGGATCACAAGTTCGATCTGATGTACGCCAAGAGGGCCTTCGTCCACTGGTACGTGGGTGAGGGCATGGAGGAGGGCGAGTTCGCCGAGGCTCGCGAGGATCTCGCTGCCCTCGAGAAGGACTACGAGGAGGTGGGCATCGACTCCACCACCGAGCTGGGCGAGGATGAGGAATACTAA
- the LOC6536415 gene encoding hemicentin-2: MELLLLFMLALQLIESSIGSKDVPIHQIESIVGENIYLPCNVTTFDGDEPVLVLWYRDDKGTPIYSIDIRAGVSKAPKRWSDDSVFGDRAYFIFDKEPGKLSIQNTQASDSGTYRCRVDFLKAQTINSLIRLNVISPPKQVIIRDSSNVERSTVVGPYSEGDIVSLKCQVIGGYPTPTISWYRDGLEMPCELSHLAGGKIIECEITLPSLGREDLNSRLTCRALSHPRAPIVEAVVQIDMNFAPLNIRLLGAHQPLSAGRRYDLLCQSAGSRPPAVITWWQNGIRLEKTTETTSSDGNQTTSTLSISLSKSDAGKYLSCKAYNHAVPSEPLEDGWKLDIQYVPEAYVRLGTSLDPGTLREGTDVYFDCLVMAHPNVFRIEWRHNEQPLSHNISQGVIISNHSLVLQGVTRATAGNYSCVGFNAEGEGISAPFALNILYAPTCAQNQKKVYGIAKQEDAKVMCTVDANPREVEFSWTFNNSAESIDVATNHIIGSGTTSIVTYTPVNELDYGTLLCLASNKIGKQRVPCVFHIIAAGRPEKVHNCTVNNISMTSLTVTCSDGFNGGLPQSFNLELLDSYTQEIKANITSTVPKFTVPGLSPGSIYRLNIYAFNTKGRSDPAIVNAAMLRMPEKQLTSEQTHNLRAELLFSPVMSLTIGLTLAVLVAVLAIILALRIPCTASSRRRQKELSNENISRDESPGPSDKSSGSKEVDDCDEKNPDVVPESIEPDEQVESIRKRQQISTIDTNRSPNRGIFVNEQQHLTAAEISLRASHGIGYCTLRSGMHAQAQSSVGEISINVTPHVYSNSISQCTLPRQSSQNVWNNYNCNITGARPTSTFHQLTFPQGRVNVGGHNPVQPMHGHAPSPSQASNSSMASSTNTLPQPHPHGRTIALHHMNQAQCGRVCIGIASDGIHTAEQNLSDDEVTVQTPLMIKRDSTV; this comes from the exons ATGGAGTTACTGCTGCTGTTTATGCTAGCACTTCAGCTTATAGAATCCAGCATCGGAAGTAAAGATG TACCAATTCACCAAATTGAATCCATAGTTGGTGAAAATATTTACCTTCCGTGCAATGTAACGACCTTTGATGGCGATGAGCCTGTGTTGGTTCTGTGGTACCGCGATGATAAGGGTACTCCCATTTACAg CATCGACATTCGAGCGGGAGTATCCAAAGCACCAAAAAGATGGTCGGACGATTCAGTGTTCGGGGATAGggcatattttatatttgacaAGGAACCGGGAAAACTGTCAATTCAGAATACGCAAGCATCCGACTCCGGAACTTATAGATGCCGAGTGGATTTCCTGAAAGCGCAGACCATAAACAGCCTCATTAGGCTCAATGTCATAT CTCCACCCAAACAAGTTATTATTCGTGACAGCTCCAACGTGGAGCGTTCTACAGTTGTGGGACCATATAGCGAAGGCGACATCGTATCCCTGAAATGCCAAGTAATTGGAG GCTATCCGACGCCCACCATCAGTTGGTATCGCGATGGCCTGGAAATGCCATGCGAATTGTCCCATTTGGCAGGAGGGAAAATTATAGAGTGCGAAATTACGCTACCATCTCTGGGTCGGGAAGATCTTAACTCCCGACTTACCTGCCGCGCACTGAGTCACCCCAGAGCACCCATCGTCGAGGCGGTGGTTCAAATCGATATGAACT TTGCCCCTTTAAATATCCGACTGTTGGGGGCACATCAGCCACTGTCTGCTGGACGCAGATACGATCTATTGTGCCAAAGTGCTGGCTCCAGGCCGCCGGCCGTAATTACTTGGTGGCAAAATGGCATACGGCTCGAGAAGACCACCGAAACA ACTTCGAGCGATGGCAACCAGACCACAAGCACTCTTTCAATCAGTCTAAGCAAATCTGATGCGGGAAAGTATTTATCATGCAAAGCCTACAACCATGCTGTTCCCTCCGAACCATTGGAAGATGGCTGGAAGTTAGATATACAAT ATGTCCCGGAGGCATATGTTCGGCTGGGAACATCCCTGGATCCAGGCACTTTGCGGGAAGGTACAGACGTGTACTTTGATTGCCTGGTGATGGCTCACCCAAATGTCTTTCGCATCGAATGGCGTCACAAC GAACAACCTTTATCACACAATATATCGCAGGGCGTCATAATTAGTAACCACTCCTTGGTTCTGCAAGGTGTAACTAGGGCCACTGCCGGAAACTACTCCTGTGTGGGATTCAATGCCGAGGGAGAAGGAATCAGTGCTCCCTTTGCACTAAACATACTCT ACGCTCCCACGTGTGCCCAGAATCAGAAGAAGGTGTACGGCATAGCCAAGCAGGAGGATGCAAAGGTCATGTGCACCGTGGATGCCAATCCTCGAGAAGTCGAATTTAGCTGGACGTTTAACAACTCTGCCGAAAGTATTGATGTCGCCACAAATCACATTATTGGCTCGG gTACCACTTCCATTGTAACATACACACCCGTTAATGAACTGGATTATGGAACCCTTTTGTGTTTGGCGTCAAACAAAATTGGCAAACAGCGAGTACCATGTGTCTTCCATATAATCGCCGCAG GTCGACCGGAAAAAGTGCATAATTGTACGGTGAACAATATATCCATGACATCCTTGACGGTCACTTGTAGCGATGGTTTCAACGGCGGGTTGCCACAAAGTTTTAACTTGGAACTGCTGGACTCTTACACACAA GAAATTAAAGCAAACATAACATCCACGGTTCCCAAGTTTACGGTGCCGGGCTTGAGTCCGGGCAGTATATATAGGCTAAATATTTACGCGTTTAATACGAAGGGTCGATCCGATCCAGCTATAGTCAATGCGGCCATGCTGCGAATGCCCGAGAAGCAACTAACCTCGGAGCAGA CTCACAATCTTCGTGCAGAGCTGCTATTTTCGCCAGTGATGTCCTTAACAATTGGCCTAACCCTCGCTGTGCTGGTCGCCGTTTTGGCCATCATTCTGGCACTTCGAATACCCTGCACCGCTTCATCGAGACGGCGTCAAAAGGAGCTCTCAAACGAGAATATATCCAGAGATGAATCGCCAGGACCAAGCGACAAGAGTTCCGGCAGCAAGGAAGTGGACGATTGCGACGAAAAGAATCCGGATGTGGTACCTGAATCCATTGAACCTGACGAGCAG GTCGAGAGTATCAGGAAAAGGCAGCAGATATCCACCATTGATACCAACCGCAGTCCCAATCGAGGAATTTTCGTGaacgagcagcagcatctgaCAGCAGCCGAGATTTCCCTGCGCGCCTCCCATGGAATTGGCTACTGCACCCTGAGGAGTGGCATGCACGCCCAGGCCCAGAGTTCAGTGGGCGAGATATCAATA AACGTAACGCCACACGTGTACTCCAACTCGATCTCGCAATGCACTCTGCCACGTCAGTCGTCGCAGAATGTGTGGAACAACTACAACTGCAACATCACCGGAGCGAGACCGACCTCCACGTTCCACCAGCTGACCTTTCCCCAGGGAAGGGTCAATGTCGGTGGCCACAATCCGGTGCAGCCAATGCATGGACACGCACCCTCACCGTCGCAGGCATCCAATAGCTCCATGGCCTCGTCGACGAACACATTGCCCCAGCCACATCCCCATGGCCGAACCATCGCCCTGCACCACATGAACCAGGCCCAGTGTGGCAGAGTCTGCATCGGAATCGCCAGCGATGGCATCCACACCGCCGAGCAGAATCTATCCGACGACGAGGTAACCGTCCAAACTCCATTAATGATAAAGCGCGACAGCACCGTATGA
- the LOC6536413 gene encoding forkhead box protein P1 isoform X2: MLIFGMIINFSLKNMHRIHDDEYSEDAKESDYKGSIQKEISVKSRHQISIPDICSDAVKNNCFPSTGFLNNSIAFASHVVKCGSPASSIDESSSTAQHESNPHMHMQGQHMMAPIPDLGFYNVPEFISEQEKLMFSDAERFLRSKDNEVCNNDFSYMHDEFAMRKYYHPLFAHGICRWPGCEMDLEDITSFVKHLNTEHGLDDRSTAQARVQMQVVSQLESHLQKERDRLQAMMHHLYLSKQLLSPTKIDRKDVPGREGKFCRSPLTVNSIGRPIRQTNSPSPLNLPMVNSTNLCSIKKRNHDKNTFSINGGLPYMLERAGLDVQQEIHRNREFYKNADVRPPFTYASLIRQAIIDSPDKQLTLNEIYNWFQNTFCYFRRNAATWKNAVRHNLSLHKCFMRVENVKGAVWTVDEIEFYKRRPQRTAGIGNNLTGATNSPDTNYFVAMNIGYVGLK, from the exons ATGCTCATCTTTGGGATGATCATAAATTTCAGTCTTAAAAACATGCATCGGATACATGACGACGAGTATTCTGAGGATGCCAAGGAATCGGACTACAAGGGTTCAATTCAGAAGGAGATATCGGTCAAGTCGCGACACCAAATTTCCATTCCAGATATATGCTCAGATGCTGTTAAGAACAACTGTTTTCCATCGACGGGCTTTCTGAATAACTCGATCGCCTTTGCCTCACATGTAGTTAAGTGTGGTTCTCCGGCCTCGAGCATCGATGAATCCTCATCGACGGCCCAGCATGAGTCCAATCCCCACATGCACATGCAGGGTCAGCATATGATGGCTCCCATTCCCGATCTGGGCTTCTACAATGTTCCCGAGTTTATTTCCGAGCAAGAGAAGCTCATGTTCTCCGACGCAGAGAGGTTCTTGAGGTCGAAGGATAATGAGGTGTGCAACAATGATTTCAGCTATATGCACGATGAGTTCGCCATGCGAAAGTACTATCATCCTCTATTTGCTCATGGCATATGCCGCTGGCCCGGTTGCGAAATGGATTTGGAGGACATCACATCCTTTGTCAA GCATCTGAATACCGAACATGGATTGGACGATCGATCAACCGCCCAGGCACGGGTTCAAATGCAAGTTGTCTCCCAGCTGGAATCCCATCTGCAAAAGGAAAGAGATCGCTTGCAGGCCATGATGCACCACTTGTATTTGTCCAAGCAACTTTTATCACCCACCAAAATCGATAGGAAG gACGTACCCGGAAGAGAAGGAAAGTTTTGCCGGAGTCCGCTTACAGTGAATAGCATAGGTCGACCCATCCGCCAAACAAATTCGCCAAGTCCTCTTAATCTTCCAATGGTTAATTCCACCAACTTATGCTCGATCAAAAAGAGAAACCACgacaaaaatacattttcaataaatggCG GATTACCCTACATGCTTGAAAGAGCCGGGCTTGATGTGCAACAGG agATCCATCGAAACAGAGAGTTTTATAAGAATGCTGATGTACGACCGCCTTTTACTTATGCTTCCCTCATAAGACAG GCCATAATTGACTCCCCTGACAAGCAGCTAACCCTCAACGAAATATACAACTGGTTCCAAAACACATTTTGCTACTTCCGGCGCAACGCAGCTACGTGGAAG AACGCAGTCCGGCACAATCTGTCCCTTCATAAGTGCTTTATGCGGGTTGAGAATGTGAAAGGAGCAGTTTGGACTGTCGATGAGATTGAGTTTTACAAAAGACGACCGCAGCGCACTGCTGGCATTGGTAACAACCTAACTGGTGCTACCAATTCGCCGGACACTAACTATTTTGTAGCCATGAACATTGGGTATGTGGGTCTCAAATAG
- the LOC6536416 gene encoding pinin yields MVNDSGLSTVDDLEQKLNSAKQSLVILNENIRRIAGRVPKDSLQRSDKFKYTQDGKKNDHNGDRPFPRNAPGGPFKDKRRMYESKNPIPRFPIEENEGRPPRINSRVIREMPTKKEIVEAQGTDSESRARNRRMFGSLLGTLQKFCQEESRLKSKEDKKAEIDRKVEKQELQERAMLRKQRETLFLDRKKKQFEIRRLEYKMARMKDFKAWEATMLNAKNNIRTKTKPHLFFRPKVHSPRTEKLLSKSKSEADVFIEFRREELEVELRNLENMNFGKVDDDNAMDESFYEEPDDEEQLDKSSLYVK; encoded by the exons ATGGTGAATGACTCTGGTCTATCGACAGTGGACGACTTGGAGCAAAAACTGAACTCGGCCAAGCAGTCACTAGTGATACTAAATGAAAACATTCGCCGCATTGCTGGTCGCGTCCCCAAGGATTCCCTGCAGAG ATCGGACAAATTCAAATACACCCAAGATGGCAAGAAGAACGACCACAATGGTGACCGACCGTTCCCCCGAAATGCACCCGGTGGTCCCTTTAAAGACAAGCGGCGAATGTACGAAAGCAAGAACCCGATTCCACGTTTCCCCATCGAAGAGAACGAGGGTCGGCCGCCAAGGATTAATTCCCGGGTCATTCGGGAGATGCCAACAAAAAAGGAGATCGTCGAGGCACAGGGAACAGACTCCGAGTCGAGGGCCAGGAATCGCCGGATGTTCGGATCGCTGTTGGGCACCCTACAGAAGTTCTGTCAGGAGGAATCGCGACTAAAGAGCAAAGAGGATAAAAAGGCTGAGATCGATAGAAAGGTGGAAAAACAGGAACTGCAGGAAAGAGCGATGTTGAGGAAACAGCGTGAAACACTATTCTTAgacaggaaaaaaaaacagttcgAAATCCGCCGATTAGAGTACAAAATGGCTAGAATGAAGGATTTCAAGGCCTGGGAAGCAACTATGTTAAATGCGAAAAATAACATAAGAACAAAAACGAAACCACACCTGTTCTTCAGGCCAAAAGTGCATTCGCCTAGAACGGAAAAACTGTTgagtaaaagtaaaagtgaAGCTGATGTGTTTATAGAATTTAGACGCGAAGAACTGGAAGTTGAGCTAAGAAACTTGGAGAACATGAACTTTGGAAAGGTGGATGACGATAACGCAATGGACGAAAGTTTCTATGAAGAGCCTGACGACGAAGAGCAGTTGGATAAGT CTTCATTATACGTTAAATAA
- the LOC6536413 gene encoding forkhead box protein P1 isoform X4 — MLIFGMIINFSLKNMHRIHDDEYSEDAKESDYKGSIQKEISVKSRHQISIPDICSDAVKNNCFPSTGFLNNSIAFASHVVKCGSPASSIDESSSTAQHESNPHMHMQGQHMMAPIPDLGFYNVPEFISEQEKLMFSDAERFLRSKDNEVCNNDFSYMHDEFAMRKYYHPLFAHGICRWPGCEMDLEDITSFVKHLNTEHGLDDRSTAQARVQMQVVSQLESHLQKERDRLQAMMHHLYLSKQLLSPTKIDRKDVPGREGKFCRSPLTVNSIGRPIRQTNSPSPLNLPMVNSTNLCSIKKRNHDKNTFSINGGLPYMLERAGLDVQQEIHRNREFYKNADVRPPFTYASLIRQAIIDSPDKQLTLNEIYNWFQNTFCYFRRNAATWKNAIRTNLSLHKCFVRYEDDFGSFWMVDDNEFVKRRHLSRGRPRKYEPSSSPNSCQSGNGAPTDKNPCDNCTQHCTSLPPGADNPLDSNNPNDLGRIGCLPFCGGDGLSKTSKEYSNMDSSMVESNSHLAMDEYSTNMYESSANEHNR, encoded by the exons ATGCTCATCTTTGGGATGATCATAAATTTCAGTCTTAAAAACATGCATCGGATACATGACGACGAGTATTCTGAGGATGCCAAGGAATCGGACTACAAGGGTTCAATTCAGAAGGAGATATCGGTCAAGTCGCGACACCAAATTTCCATTCCAGATATATGCTCAGATGCTGTTAAGAACAACTGTTTTCCATCGACGGGCTTTCTGAATAACTCGATCGCCTTTGCCTCACATGTAGTTAAGTGTGGTTCTCCGGCCTCGAGCATCGATGAATCCTCATCGACGGCCCAGCATGAGTCCAATCCCCACATGCACATGCAGGGTCAGCATATGATGGCTCCCATTCCCGATCTGGGCTTCTACAATGTTCCCGAGTTTATTTCCGAGCAAGAGAAGCTCATGTTCTCCGACGCAGAGAGGTTCTTGAGGTCGAAGGATAATGAGGTGTGCAACAATGATTTCAGCTATATGCACGATGAGTTCGCCATGCGAAAGTACTATCATCCTCTATTTGCTCATGGCATATGCCGCTGGCCCGGTTGCGAAATGGATTTGGAGGACATCACATCCTTTGTCAA GCATCTGAATACCGAACATGGATTGGACGATCGATCAACCGCCCAGGCACGGGTTCAAATGCAAGTTGTCTCCCAGCTGGAATCCCATCTGCAAAAGGAAAGAGATCGCTTGCAGGCCATGATGCACCACTTGTATTTGTCCAAGCAACTTTTATCACCCACCAAAATCGATAGGAAG gACGTACCCGGAAGAGAAGGAAAGTTTTGCCGGAGTCCGCTTACAGTGAATAGCATAGGTCGACCCATCCGCCAAACAAATTCGCCAAGTCCTCTTAATCTTCCAATGGTTAATTCCACCAACTTATGCTCGATCAAAAAGAGAAACCACgacaaaaatacattttcaataaatggCG GATTACCCTACATGCTTGAAAGAGCCGGGCTTGATGTGCAACAGG agATCCATCGAAACAGAGAGTTTTATAAGAATGCTGATGTACGACCGCCTTTTACTTATGCTTCCCTCATAAGACAG GCCATAATTGACTCCCCTGACAAGCAGCTAACCCTCAACGAAATATACAACTGGTTCCAAAACACATTTTGCTACTTCCGGCGCAACGCAGCTACGTGGAAG AATGCGATTCGTACGAACCTATCCTTGCACAAGTGCTTTGTACGTTATGAAGATGACTTTGGCTCGTTTTGGATGGTCGACGATAATGAGTTTGTCAAAAGGCGGCACTTGTCGAGAGGGAGACCCCGGAAATATGAACCGTCCTCCTCCCCAAATTCATGCCAATCCGGCAATGGTGCGCCCACTGATAAGAATCCCTGCGACAATTGTACGCAACATTGCACTAGTTTGCCCCCGGGGGCTGATAATCCCCTAGATTCCAATAATCCAAATGATTTAGGCAGAATCGGTTGTCTTCCTTTTTGCGGTGGTGATGGTTTAAGTAAGACCTCTAAGGAATATAGTAATATGGATTCGAGTATGGTCGAAAGTAACAGCCATTTGGCGATGGATGAATACTCTACTAATATGTACGAAAGTAGTGCCAATGAGCACAATCGATAA
- the LOC6536413 gene encoding uncharacterized protein LOC6536413 isoform X3, translating to MLIFGMIINFSLKNMHRIHDDEYSEDAKESDYKGSIQKEISVKSRHQISIPDICSDAVKNNCFPSTGFLNNSIAFASHVVKCGSPASSIDESSSTAQHESNPHMHMQGQHMMAPIPDLGFYNVPEFISEQEKLMFSDAERFLRSKDNEVCNNDFSYMHDEFAMRKYYHPLFAHGICRWPGCEMDLEDITSFVKHLNTEHGLDDRSTAQARVQMQVVSQLESHLQKERDRLQAMMHHLYLSKQLLSPTKIDRKDVPGREGKFCRSPLTVNSIGRPIRQTNSPSPLNLPMVNSTNLCSIKKRNHDKNTFSINGGLPYMLERAGLDVQQEFKFSEIHRNREFYKNADVRPPFTYASLIRQAIIDSPDKQLTLNEIYNWFQNTFCYFRRNAATWKFPECTDTVKFSGNHRYYRAVIAFCAISTPYGHSESLSTFCDMKIQRGHCVHE from the exons ATGCTCATCTTTGGGATGATCATAAATTTCAGTCTTAAAAACATGCATCGGATACATGACGACGAGTATTCTGAGGATGCCAAGGAATCGGACTACAAGGGTTCAATTCAGAAGGAGATATCGGTCAAGTCGCGACACCAAATTTCCATTCCAGATATATGCTCAGATGCTGTTAAGAACAACTGTTTTCCATCGACGGGCTTTCTGAATAACTCGATCGCCTTTGCCTCACATGTAGTTAAGTGTGGTTCTCCGGCCTCGAGCATCGATGAATCCTCATCGACGGCCCAGCATGAGTCCAATCCCCACATGCACATGCAGGGTCAGCATATGATGGCTCCCATTCCCGATCTGGGCTTCTACAATGTTCCCGAGTTTATTTCCGAGCAAGAGAAGCTCATGTTCTCCGACGCAGAGAGGTTCTTGAGGTCGAAGGATAATGAGGTGTGCAACAATGATTTCAGCTATATGCACGATGAGTTCGCCATGCGAAAGTACTATCATCCTCTATTTGCTCATGGCATATGCCGCTGGCCCGGTTGCGAAATGGATTTGGAGGACATCACATCCTTTGTCAA GCATCTGAATACCGAACATGGATTGGACGATCGATCAACCGCCCAGGCACGGGTTCAAATGCAAGTTGTCTCCCAGCTGGAATCCCATCTGCAAAAGGAAAGAGATCGCTTGCAGGCCATGATGCACCACTTGTATTTGTCCAAGCAACTTTTATCACCCACCAAAATCGATAGGAAG gACGTACCCGGAAGAGAAGGAAAGTTTTGCCGGAGTCCGCTTACAGTGAATAGCATAGGTCGACCCATCCGCCAAACAAATTCGCCAAGTCCTCTTAATCTTCCAATGGTTAATTCCACCAACTTATGCTCGATCAAAAAGAGAAACCACgacaaaaatacattttcaataaatggCG GATTACCCTACATGCTTGAAAGAGCCGGGCTTGATGTGCAACAGG aatttaaattttcagagATCCATCGAAACAGAGAGTTTTATAAGAATGCTGATGTACGACCGCCTTTTACTTATGCTTCCCTCATAAGACAG GCCATAATTGACTCCCCTGACAAGCAGCTAACCCTCAACGAAATATACAACTGGTTCCAAAACACATTTTGCTACTTCCGGCGCAACGCAGCTACGTGGAAG TTCCCAGAATGTACCGATACCGTCAAATTTTCCGGTAACCATCGATACTATCGGGCGGTCATCGCTTTTTGTGCCATCTCTACCCCCTACGGTCACTCTGAAAGTCTATCAACGTTTTGTGACATGAAAATTCAACGAGGACACTGTGTACATGAATag